GCCAAAGACGAAGCCGGCTCCAGGGGCTTCCGTGGCTCCACAATGGACACCAGGTCCAGATCGATCACCTGAAGAGGCTGCTTGTGAAACCAGCGAGCATCACCGGCAAGAAGCATACCGTGAAGAATCATGGAAAGCAGCAGGAAAAGGCCAAAAAAACGATGGGATCGAGCCTGAAAAGGCTCTGGAGACGCCAGGTTTTTTTCACGTGCTCCATGGAAAGCCTCGAATTCTCGACGTTGGAACCTTTGGGGTCCTTTCAACACCGAGTGCCCAGACCTCTTTTCTGAAACAGAGCCGTCAGGCAAGGAATCTAAGCGTTTCGTTAAAGACGGTTTCATGGTGACGGTCTCTCCGTGGCAAGACGAAGCCGGGCGGCTCCAGCCGCCTTGATAGTGTCCATCACCTGCACCACGCGATCCAAAACCAAGCTTCTGTCCGCCTTGAGGACCACGGCGGTTTCCGGATTCGACTGCAGCCGCTCTTTGATCACCGTCGACAGGTCTTCTAAAGTGACAGCCTTCGCCCCAAGATACACATCCCCTTCGGAGCTTAGGGTGACAATGATTTCCCGATCTTCCGATGGGACAACAGAAAGGGCTTGAGGTAACTGCACTCGAATCCCTTCCTCCGTCAGGAAATTGGTGGTCAGCAGAAAGTAGACAAGGAGCAAGAAAACAATGTCGATCAAGGAAGTAAGTGGTGCCTGCACAGTGTAGCGCGGTCTTTTACGTCGGTGCACCAGCATAAGCGATCAACTCCCGCAGGCCATGGACTTGCTTTTGAAAAGACGAACCACACCATCTTGGAGCCGTGCTTCATAGCGGTCCACCTGGCTGGTCAGATAACTGTGAGCAACCATCACGGGCAAGGCCACAAACAGGCCGGCCGCCGTCGTCAGCATGGCCTCCCAGATGCCGCCCGCCAACACGGAAGCATCCACTTTTCCTCCCAGCTCCTGAATAGCCATAAAGGCCCTGATCATTCCGGTGACCGTGCCCAAAAGGCCTAACAGAGGAGCAATATTGCCGATCGTCGCCAGAGCCTGCAGATACCGGGAAAGTTCCCGAACCTCCTCTTCGACGCTATGGACCAAAACGGTTTCCAAAGTCTCCCGATCCGCTTCCACCACTTCCAACCCCTGAGCCAAAACCCGCCCCATGGGGGATCGACTTTTAAGGGCCGTTTCCATGGCTTCGCTTATTTTTCCTTCACGAACCAGGGCCGAGACTCGATCCGCTACGTAGCGGCCGCGGCGTCGAAGGACCGCAAAACGGACGCTGCGCTCCAAAAAAATCGCCAATCCCAAAACGGAGCACAGCAGAATGGGAAGCATGAGAATGCCACCCTTGGTAAGAAACGCCATCACAACCACGAACCTCCCTTACCGCTGCATACCGCCGGATTTCTATCCAGGCTCAACAAAACGGGTTGCCGAGCGGCGCAAAAGAAAAAGCCACGATGCTTCGCGTCAACTTCAAAAGCGAAGACCTTCGTGGCCCTTTTGTTCATCATGGGACATGGTTTTTCGGAACGCCTTCGAGGCGCCATTGTCGAGCCTTTCTTACCCAAAACCCTTCTTGTTGTCAATCGGGGCGACTCCTTTGAGCCGGATTTGTTGCCATGCAACCCCAAAAGTCATTTATCAATTACGCTGATACATTTCCTTTACTGATTTTCGATGAAGGTTCATGACGACTTTCCAAATATCTTTTGGGCACCAAGGTCACTCTGGGAAAATTTCCCAGTGGACTTTTGTCCACGAGCACCACGCATCCGTAAGTTTCTTCGAGAGTTTGAAAAGTAAATACCTCTTCCGGAGGCCCCTGGCGTATGACATGACCGTTTTTCAGCAGCAGAACACGATTTCCGTACATGGCCGCCAGGTTGATATCGTGGGAGACCATAATGACGGTGAGTTGACGTTCTCGTCGCAGATCTTCCAGAAGATCCATAAGGCGGATCTGATGGGCGGGATCCAGGGCGGCGGTCGGTTCGTCCAGCAGAAGCAGTCGGGGTTCCTGGCACAGGGCTTGAGCCAGAAAGATGCGCTGCCTCTCCCCACCGCTTAGGCTCGTGACAGGACGGTTCCACAGGTGGACCACATCCGTCAGAGCCATAGCTTCCATCGCTTTGGCTGTGTCGTCGGCATCTTCCAGGTGCAACAAGCTGAGGTGCGGATGGCGCCCCATGAGCACCACTTCCAAGGCGGTAAAAGCAAAATCCATAAACACAATCTGGGGTAGATAAGCAATCAGGCGAGCTCGGTCTCTTCGACGATAAGATGCCATGGATCGGTCCAAGAGCCTCACGGTCCCTGAATCAGGCTGTTCCAATCCTGCCAGGAGCTTGAGAAGAGTGCTTTTTCCCGACCCGTTGGGACCGGCCACAATAAAAAACTCTCCCTCCCTCACGGACATCGAAACATGATCCAGGGCTTTGACAGCCCCGTAGGAAAAAGTCACATTCTCAAGAGACACCATGGTCTTCATCGCATGGCTCGGCGTAACAACAGAATGAATAAGGGCGCTCCGATCAGGGCCGTGATCACCCCGGCGGGCATTTCTCCATGTTTAGGAATCCAGCGGGCCAGGGTATCGCACAGGATCAAGTACGCCCCTCCCCCGAAAAAGCAGGCGGGTACCAGCACTCGATGATCCGGTCCGAAAAGCAGCCGCAGCGCGTGCGGCACCGCCAAGCCCACAAATCCTAGGAGTCCCGTGGCACAGACCGCGGCGCTGACCATGATCGTGCACACCGCCAGCAGGAACAGGCGTGTCCTTTTGACGGGAACCCCAAGGGCTTCCGCGGTTTCTCGACCCATGAGCATCACGTTCATGGGACGAGCCATGGCAAAAAGGATCATGGAACAGATCACCAGCACCACACCCAAGCCATACACGGCGGACATTTCGGCGCGGGATAAATCTCCCATGAGCCAGAAAAGGATGCTGTGCAAGCGAGCATCCTGCGTGGTGGAAA
Above is a genomic segment from Desulfosoma sp. containing:
- a CDS encoding biopolymer transporter ExbD; this encodes MLVHRRKRPRYTVQAPLTSLIDIVFLLLVYFLLTTNFLTEEGIRVQLPQALSVVPSEDREIIVTLSSEGDVYLGAKAVTLEDLSTVIKERLQSNPETAVVLKADRSLVLDRVVQVMDTIKAAGAARLRLATERPSP
- a CDS encoding MotA/TolQ/ExbB proton channel family protein gives rise to the protein MAFLTKGGILMLPILLCSVLGLAIFLERSVRFAVLRRRGRYVADRVSALVREGKISEAMETALKSRSPMGRVLAQGLEVVEADRETLETVLVHSVEEEVRELSRYLQALATIGNIAPLLGLLGTVTGMIRAFMAIQELGGKVDASVLAGGIWEAMLTTAAGLFVALPVMVAHSYLTSQVDRYEARLQDGVVRLFKSKSMACGS
- a CDS encoding ABC transporter ATP-binding protein codes for the protein MKTMVSLENVTFSYGAVKALDHVSMSVREGEFFIVAGPNGSGKSTLLKLLAGLEQPDSGTVRLLDRSMASYRRRDRARLIAYLPQIVFMDFAFTALEVVLMGRHPHLSLLHLEDADDTAKAMEAMALTDVVHLWNRPVTSLSGGERQRIFLAQALCQEPRLLLLDEPTAALDPAHQIRLMDLLEDLRRERQLTVIMVSHDINLAAMYGNRVLLLKNGHVIRQGPPEEVFTFQTLEETYGCVVLVDKSPLGNFPRVTLVPKRYLESRHEPSSKISKGNVSA